A single window of Candoia aspera isolate rCanAsp1 chromosome 3, rCanAsp1.hap2, whole genome shotgun sequence DNA harbors:
- the FOXQ1 gene encoding forkhead box protein Q1 — MKLEIFAPRYEDKLSSNSVSDLEGSSEESPRAAESELGSDGDCAALSPASGCGGFPRQGSEPSPSPSPGDECKAAVGLPGKPYTRRPKPPYSYIALIAMAIRDSAGGRLTLAEINEYLMGRFPFFRGAYTGWRNSVRHNLSLNDCFVKVLRDPARPWGKDNYWMLNPNSEYTFADGVFRRRRKRLNRPEPIPAAGGSPSAQPSPAPASPSADQKTLLGEPGVGSAAGASATSTKFSSPFAIESILNRPFQPSKQQPRPPTTPVGERAVAWPAPPSYSRLLARPAVSYGLVPTFPLAANSAVYHYGFPDPLLLEASKEKALSAHDLHQPFPARSSFSSPRLSSAQLQTLGVSQLYCPLRLPSSLQQVAASHNTYRPYATETLSV, encoded by the coding sequence ATGAAGCTGGAGATCTTTGCTCCGCGGTACGAGGACAAGCTCAGCAGCAATAGCGTCAGCGACCTGGAAGGCAGCAGTGAAGAGTCGCCGCGGGCCGCCGAGAGTGAGCTGGGCTCCGACGGGGATTGCGCGGCGCTTAGTCCGGCCAGCGGCTGCGGAGGCTTTCCCCGGCAGGGCTCGGAGCCTTCGCCGTCGCCTTCTCCGGGGGACGAGTGTAAAGCGGCTGTGGGACTACCTGGAAAGCCGTACACGCGCCGCCCGAAGCCTCCCTACTCGTACATCGCACTGATCGCCATGGCGATCCGGGATTCGGCCGGGGGCCGTCTGACCCTGGCGGAGATCAACGAGTACCTAATGGGCCGCTTCCCTTTCTTTCGGGGCGCCTACACGGGCTGGCGCAACTCGGTGCGTCACAACCTGTCGCTCAATGACTGTTTCGTCAAGGTGCTGCGAGACCCGGCCCGGCCGTGGGGCAAAGACAACTACTGGATGCTCAACCCCAACTCTGAGTACACTTTCGCCGACGGCGTCTTCCGCAGGAGAAGGAAACGGCTCAACCGTCCGGAGCCCATCCCCGCCGCCGGGGGCTCCCCCTCGGCGCAGCCGTCCCCCGCGCCCGCTTCCCCGAGTGCAGATCAGAAGACCCTGCTGGGGGAACCGGGCGTGGGATCGGCCGCGGGTGCCTCGGCCACCAGCACGAAATTCTCCAGCCCCTTCGCTATCGAGAGCATCCTGAACCGACCGTTCCAACCTTCCAAGCAGCAGCCGCGGCCCCCCACAACGCCGGTGGGAGAACGGGCGGTGGCGTGGCCCGCCCCCCCGAGCTACTCCCGGCTCCTCGCTCGGCCGGCCGTCTCCTACGGCCTCGTCCCGACTTTCCCTCTGGCGGCGAACTCTGCCGTTTACCACTACGGCTTCCCCGACCCTCTGCTGCTAGAGGCCTCCAAGGAAAAGGCTCTGAGCGCCCACGATCTCCACCAGCCCTTCCCCGCGCgctcttctttctcctctccccgGCTTTCCTCGGCGCAACTGCAAACGCTGGGCGTTTCTCAGCTCTACTGCCCCCTCCGGCTGCCCAGTTCATTGCAGCAGGTGGCGGCCAGTCACAACACCTATAGGCCTTATGCAACGGAGACCCTATCGGTGTAA